Proteins encoded in a region of the Populus nigra chromosome 3, ddPopNigr1.1, whole genome shotgun sequence genome:
- the LOC133689605 gene encoding putative chloride channel-like protein CLC-g isoform X1, producing the protein MSTNSINGEADTDQESLIIPLLSPRRSLINSTSQVAIVGANVCPIESLDYEIAENEFFKQDWRSRGKMQIFQYVFMKWSLCFLIGLIVSLIGFFNNLAVENIAGLKFVVTSNMMLPKRFGMAFLVFSVSNLILTLFASIITAFIAPAAAGSGIPEVKAYLNGVDAPGILSLRTLVIKIIGSISAVSSSLFVGKAGPMVHTGACVAALLGQGGSKRFKLTWRWLRFFKNDRDRRDLVTCGSAAGIAAAFRAPVGGVLFALEEMASWYVSYMIFFCRWRSALLWRAFFTTAVVAIVLRALIDVCLSEKCGLFGKGGLIMFDVYSASVTYHLIDVPPVLTLGVIGGILGSLYNFLLDKVLRIYNLINEKGVVYKILLACAISIFTSCLLFGLPWLASCQPCPSDASEACPTIGRSGNFKKFQCPPGQYNDLASLIFNTNDDSVKNLFSQDTNSEFQYSSILIFFVTCFFLSIFSYGIVAPAGLFIPVIVTGASYGRFVGMLVGSHSNLDHGLYAVLGAASFLGGSMRMTVSLCVIILELTNNLLLLPLIMLVLLISKTVADAFNGNIYDLIMNAKGFPYLEAHTEPYMRQLTVGEVVRGPLQIFQGIEKVGKIVHVLRTTSHNGFPVIDEPPLSESPVLYGLILRAHLIELLKKKAFVPTPVPTGTDAFKLFFAGDFAKRGSGNGDKIEDLQFTEEEMEMFLDLHPFTNASPYTVAETMSLAKALILFREVGLRHLLVIPKISGRSPVVGILTRHDFMPEHILGLHPMLIRSRWKRLRIQAPRLFKLF; encoded by the exons ATGTCAACAAATTCTATCAATGGGGAAGCAGACACAGACCAAGAGTCTCTTATAATTCCTCTCCTGTCCCCTCGAAGATCACTCATTAACTCCACTTCTCAAGTTGCCATCGTTGGAGCTAATGTCTGCCCCATTGAAAGTCTTGATTATGA GATTGCTGAGAATGAGTTCTTTAAACAAGATTGGAGGAGTCGTGGAAAGATGCAAATATTTCAGTATGTGTTCATGAAGTGGTCGCTTTGTTTCTTGATCGGACTGATTGTTAGCCTTATTGGGTTTTTTAACAATCTTGCTGTTGAAAATATTGCTGGCTTGAAGTTTGTGGTCACCTCCAATATGATGCTGCCCAAAAG GTTTGGGATGGCTTTTCTTGTGTTCTCAGTTTCTAATTTGATTCTTACCCTGTTTGCATCCATCATCACGGCTTTTATAGCACCAGCTGCTGCTGGTTCAGGTATTCCAGAAGTTAAGGCTTACCTGAATGGTGTGGATGCACCTGGAATTCTTTCCTTGCGAACTTTGGTTATTAAG ATTATTGGAAGCATTTCTGCGGTGTCCTCGTCTCTTTTTGTTGGAAAGGCAGGGCCAATGGTGCACACTGGAGCATGTGTTGCAGCATTGCTTGGTCAGGGTGGATCCAAGAGATTTAAATTAACATGGAGATGGCTtcgttttttcaaaaatgaccGAGACCGAAGGGATCTTGTAACATGTGGATCAGCTGCTGGAATAGCTGCTGCCTTCCGTGCCCCAGTTGGAGGTGTGCTGTTTGCACTTGAAGAAATGGCATCTTGGTATGTTTCTTACATG ATATTCTTCTGCAGGTGGAGAAGTGCCCTTCTTTGGAGAGCTTTCTTCACAACAGCAGTAGTTGCAATAGTGCTTCGGGCTCTGATTGACGTTTGTTTAAGTGAAAAATGTGGGCTATTTGGAAAAGGAGGGCTCATAATGTTTGATGTGTATTCAGCAAGTGTTACGTACCACCTCATTGATGTACCACCTGTGCTCACCCTTGGAGTTATAGGAGGCATATTGGGAAGTTTGTATAACTTCCTTCTAGACAAGGTTCTTCGAATTTACAATCTCATCAATGA GAAAGGCGTTGTTTACAAAATTTTACTTGCTTGTGCAATTTCCATTTTCACATCCTGTCTTCTTTTTGGACTACCATGGCTTGCCTCTTGCCAACCCTGTCCGTCTGATGCGTCGGAAGCTTGTCCAACAATAGGCCGGTCTGGtaatttcaagaaatttcaATGTCCTCCTGGACAGTACAATGATCTGGCCAGCCTTATATTTAACACAAATGATGATTCTGTTAAAAATCTTTTCAGCCAGGACACCAACTCTGAGTTTCAATATTCGTCAATTCTCATATTCTTTGTGACCTGCTTCTTTCTTAGTATCTTTAGCTATGGGATTGTTGCCCCCGCGGGTTTATTCATACCAGTTATCGTGACGGGTGCATCTTATGGACGTTTTGTTGGAATGCTAGTTGGTTCACACTCAAATCTTGATCACGGCCTCTATGCTGTCTTAGGTGCTGCTTCATTTCTAGGCGGATCTATGAGGATGACAGTTTCTCTGTGTGTCATTATTCTAGAATTGACAAATAATCTGTTGCTGCTACCCTTGATAATGCTTGTTCTTCTTATTTCCAAGACTGTGGCTGATGCTTTCAATGGTAATATTTATGACCTTATCATGAATGCAAAGGGTTTTCCTTACCTAGAAGCTCACACCGAGCCTTATATGAGGCAGTTGACAGTTGGTGAAGTAGTTAGGGGTCCACTTCAGATCTTTCAGGGCATTGAAAAGGTTGGCAAAATAGTACATGTTCTAAGAACTACGAGTCATAATGGATTTCCCGTAATTGATGAGCCTCCGCTTTCTGAGTCTCCAGTTCTTTATGGTCTAATCCTCCGTGCTCATCTAATTGAATTGCTAAAGAAGAAAGCTTTTGTGCCAACTCCAGTGCCAACAGGCACTGATGCCTTCAAGCTGTTCTTTGCTGGTGATTTTGCAAAGAGGGGCTCAGGCAATGGAGACAAGATAGAGGATCTGCAATTTACCGAAGAAGAGATGGAGATGTTTTTAGATTTACATCCATTTACGAATGCTTCACCTTATACTGTTGCGGAGACAATGTCACTGGCTAAGGCTCTCATACTTTTCCGAGAAGTTGGTTTGAGGCATTTACTGGTGATACCCAAGATATCTGGT AGGTCCCCTGTTGTGGGTATATTGACTAGGCACGATTTCATGCCAGAGCATATACTTGGTCTGCATCCTATGCTGATTAGAAGCAGGTGGAAAAGATTAAGAATCCAGGCACCTCGTTTATTCAAACTCTTCTAG
- the LOC133689605 gene encoding putative chloride channel-like protein CLC-g isoform X2: protein MSTNSINGEADTDQESLIIPLLSPRRSLINSTSQVAIVGANVCPIESLDYEIAENEFFKQDWRSRGKMQIFQYVFMKWSLCFLIGLIVSLIGFFNNLAVENIAGLKFVVTSNMMLPKRFGMAFLVFSVSNLILTLFASIITAFIAPAAAGSGIPEVKAYLNGVDAPGILSLRTLVIKIIGSISAVSSSLFVGKAGPMVHTGACVAALLGQGGSKRFKLTWRWLRFFKNDRDRRDLVTCGSAAGIAAAFRAPVGGVLFALEEMASWWRSALLWRAFFTTAVVAIVLRALIDVCLSEKCGLFGKGGLIMFDVYSASVTYHLIDVPPVLTLGVIGGILGSLYNFLLDKVLRIYNLINEKGVVYKILLACAISIFTSCLLFGLPWLASCQPCPSDASEACPTIGRSGNFKKFQCPPGQYNDLASLIFNTNDDSVKNLFSQDTNSEFQYSSILIFFVTCFFLSIFSYGIVAPAGLFIPVIVTGASYGRFVGMLVGSHSNLDHGLYAVLGAASFLGGSMRMTVSLCVIILELTNNLLLLPLIMLVLLISKTVADAFNGNIYDLIMNAKGFPYLEAHTEPYMRQLTVGEVVRGPLQIFQGIEKVGKIVHVLRTTSHNGFPVIDEPPLSESPVLYGLILRAHLIELLKKKAFVPTPVPTGTDAFKLFFAGDFAKRGSGNGDKIEDLQFTEEEMEMFLDLHPFTNASPYTVAETMSLAKALILFREVGLRHLLVIPKISGRSPVVGILTRHDFMPEHILGLHPMLIRSRWKRLRIQAPRLFKLF from the exons ATGTCAACAAATTCTATCAATGGGGAAGCAGACACAGACCAAGAGTCTCTTATAATTCCTCTCCTGTCCCCTCGAAGATCACTCATTAACTCCACTTCTCAAGTTGCCATCGTTGGAGCTAATGTCTGCCCCATTGAAAGTCTTGATTATGA GATTGCTGAGAATGAGTTCTTTAAACAAGATTGGAGGAGTCGTGGAAAGATGCAAATATTTCAGTATGTGTTCATGAAGTGGTCGCTTTGTTTCTTGATCGGACTGATTGTTAGCCTTATTGGGTTTTTTAACAATCTTGCTGTTGAAAATATTGCTGGCTTGAAGTTTGTGGTCACCTCCAATATGATGCTGCCCAAAAG GTTTGGGATGGCTTTTCTTGTGTTCTCAGTTTCTAATTTGATTCTTACCCTGTTTGCATCCATCATCACGGCTTTTATAGCACCAGCTGCTGCTGGTTCAGGTATTCCAGAAGTTAAGGCTTACCTGAATGGTGTGGATGCACCTGGAATTCTTTCCTTGCGAACTTTGGTTATTAAG ATTATTGGAAGCATTTCTGCGGTGTCCTCGTCTCTTTTTGTTGGAAAGGCAGGGCCAATGGTGCACACTGGAGCATGTGTTGCAGCATTGCTTGGTCAGGGTGGATCCAAGAGATTTAAATTAACATGGAGATGGCTtcgttttttcaaaaatgaccGAGACCGAAGGGATCTTGTAACATGTGGATCAGCTGCTGGAATAGCTGCTGCCTTCCGTGCCCCAGTTGGAGGTGTGCTGTTTGCACTTGAAGAAATGGCATCTTG GTGGAGAAGTGCCCTTCTTTGGAGAGCTTTCTTCACAACAGCAGTAGTTGCAATAGTGCTTCGGGCTCTGATTGACGTTTGTTTAAGTGAAAAATGTGGGCTATTTGGAAAAGGAGGGCTCATAATGTTTGATGTGTATTCAGCAAGTGTTACGTACCACCTCATTGATGTACCACCTGTGCTCACCCTTGGAGTTATAGGAGGCATATTGGGAAGTTTGTATAACTTCCTTCTAGACAAGGTTCTTCGAATTTACAATCTCATCAATGA GAAAGGCGTTGTTTACAAAATTTTACTTGCTTGTGCAATTTCCATTTTCACATCCTGTCTTCTTTTTGGACTACCATGGCTTGCCTCTTGCCAACCCTGTCCGTCTGATGCGTCGGAAGCTTGTCCAACAATAGGCCGGTCTGGtaatttcaagaaatttcaATGTCCTCCTGGACAGTACAATGATCTGGCCAGCCTTATATTTAACACAAATGATGATTCTGTTAAAAATCTTTTCAGCCAGGACACCAACTCTGAGTTTCAATATTCGTCAATTCTCATATTCTTTGTGACCTGCTTCTTTCTTAGTATCTTTAGCTATGGGATTGTTGCCCCCGCGGGTTTATTCATACCAGTTATCGTGACGGGTGCATCTTATGGACGTTTTGTTGGAATGCTAGTTGGTTCACACTCAAATCTTGATCACGGCCTCTATGCTGTCTTAGGTGCTGCTTCATTTCTAGGCGGATCTATGAGGATGACAGTTTCTCTGTGTGTCATTATTCTAGAATTGACAAATAATCTGTTGCTGCTACCCTTGATAATGCTTGTTCTTCTTATTTCCAAGACTGTGGCTGATGCTTTCAATGGTAATATTTATGACCTTATCATGAATGCAAAGGGTTTTCCTTACCTAGAAGCTCACACCGAGCCTTATATGAGGCAGTTGACAGTTGGTGAAGTAGTTAGGGGTCCACTTCAGATCTTTCAGGGCATTGAAAAGGTTGGCAAAATAGTACATGTTCTAAGAACTACGAGTCATAATGGATTTCCCGTAATTGATGAGCCTCCGCTTTCTGAGTCTCCAGTTCTTTATGGTCTAATCCTCCGTGCTCATCTAATTGAATTGCTAAAGAAGAAAGCTTTTGTGCCAACTCCAGTGCCAACAGGCACTGATGCCTTCAAGCTGTTCTTTGCTGGTGATTTTGCAAAGAGGGGCTCAGGCAATGGAGACAAGATAGAGGATCTGCAATTTACCGAAGAAGAGATGGAGATGTTTTTAGATTTACATCCATTTACGAATGCTTCACCTTATACTGTTGCGGAGACAATGTCACTGGCTAAGGCTCTCATACTTTTCCGAGAAGTTGGTTTGAGGCATTTACTGGTGATACCCAAGATATCTGGT AGGTCCCCTGTTGTGGGTATATTGACTAGGCACGATTTCATGCCAGAGCATATACTTGGTCTGCATCCTATGCTGATTAGAAGCAGGTGGAAAAGATTAAGAATCCAGGCACCTCGTTTATTCAAACTCTTCTAG